Sequence from the Microbacterium sp. AZCO genome:
TGAGCCTGATCCGTCGCTGGGTGGCCTTCGGCCTCATCATGCTGCTCGTCAACGTGCTGACGATCGCCGTCGGCTCGCTCATCCTCTTCCGCTGGCACTGGGCGCTCGGCACGACGTTCCTCGTGTGCTCGCTGCCGCTCTGGTACGCCGGCTACCGCTTCGAGAAGCGCTACGGCGCGCTCACGCGGCAGAGCCAGGATCAGGCGGGCGACCTCGCCACGGCCGTGGAGGAGAGCGTGCACGGCATCCGCGTGCTCAAGGCCTTCGGCCGCGGCAAGCACGCGCTGCGGAAGTTCGTCAGCCAGGCTGAGACCCTGCGGGAGACCGAGCTCGGCAAGGCGCGCGCCGTCGGCCTCATCTGGTTCTGGCTCGTGCTGCTGCCCGACATCGCGTTCGCCCTGTGCCTCGCGGTGGGGATCGTGCTCAATGTCACGGGTCAGCTCTCCGTGCCCGAGCTCTTCGCCTTCTTCGCCATGGCGACGGTGCTGCGCTGGCCGATGGAGTCGATCGGCTTCCTCTTCTCCTTCCTGCTCGACACGCGCACCGCGACCGACCGCATCTTCGAGGTGTTCGACGAGCAGAACACGATCATCGACCCCGAGCGCCCCGACACGATCCGGGCGCCCCGCGGCGAGCTCGTCTTCGAGGAGGTGCACTTCCGCTACCAGGATGCGCCGGCGACCCAGCGCGACCTGCTCGACGGCGTCGACCTGGTCCTGAGGCCGGGCGAGACGATGGCGCTCGTGGGTCTCACGGGGTCGGGCAAGACGACCCTGACCACCCTTCCCACGCGCCTTTACGACGTCACCGCGGGCCGCGTCCTGCTCGACGGCGTGGACGTCCGCGACCTGACGCTCGCCGAGCTCCGCACGCACATCTCGATGGCCTTCGAGGACGCGACGCTCTTCTCCTCGTCGGTGCGCGAGAACGTGCTGCTCGGGCGTGCCGACCTCGACGCGAACAGTCCTGAAGGCGAAGCGGTGCTCGACGAGGCCCTGGGCGTGGCCCAGGCGTCGTTCGTCCACGACCTTCCGGACGGCGTCGACACCATCATCGGCGAGGAGGGCCTCTCGCTCTCGGGCGGCCAGCGTCAGCGCCTCGCGCTTGCGCGGGCGGTCGCGGCGAAGCCGGCGGTGCTCGTGCTCGACGACCCGCTGTCCGCGCTCGACGTCGACACCGAAGCGCTCGTGGAAGAGGCGCTCCGCCGAGTGCTCGCCGACACGACGGCGCTCATCGTCGCGCATCGCCCGTCCACCGTCGCCCTGGCCGACCGCGTCGCCCTCCTCGAGGGCGGCCGCGTGACAGCCGTGGGCACCCACTCCGACCTGCTCC
This genomic interval carries:
- a CDS encoding ABC transporter ATP-binding protein, translated to MTSTPSPTHLSTPRALARLLPFAKPVLPRLILGAVSALAASLVALSIPLVLEAVVGGPVASGDMAQILWGCALVLALGLAEAGLIWARRWFVLTPATTVEYELRTGFYERLQRLPVAFHDRWQSGQLLSRMMQDLSLIRRWVAFGLIMLLVNVLTIAVGSLILFRWHWALGTTFLVCSLPLWYAGYRFEKRYGALTRQSQDQAGDLATAVEESVHGIRVLKAFGRGKHALRKFVSQAETLRETELGKARAVGLIWFWLVLLPDIAFALCLAVGIVLNVTGQLSVPELFAFFAMATVLRWPMESIGFLFSFLLDTRTATDRIFEVFDEQNTIIDPERPDTIRAPRGELVFEEVHFRYQDAPATQRDLLDGVDLVLRPGETMALVGLTGSGKTTLTTLPTRLYDVTAGRVLLDGVDVRDLTLAELRTHISMAFEDATLFSSSVRENVLLGRADLDANSPEGEAVLDEALGVAQASFVHDLPDGVDTIIGEEGLSLSGGQRQRLALARAVAAKPAVLVLDDPLSALDVDTEALVEEALRRVLADTTALIVAHRPSTVALADRVALLEGGRVTAVGTHSDLLRTSEHYRHVISSLEVEEARLRGLQEPQEAKEVAR